The nucleotide sequence TTCTGGTTACTTTCTTAAATGAATTAAATTATCTGTTGCTTTCGCAAAGATGGTTGTGCGTGTCAGTTAATTCTTTTAAATTATTTGATGACAATGAAGGTTTTGAACTTTCAGCGGAACTTGAAGGAACAAAAGTATCAATTGATTTTCCAATGAAACACGAAATAAAATCCGTTACATATCATCAGGTTGAGATTGTAGTGGAAGACGGTAAGTTTTCAACTCTTGTTGTTTTCGATATTTAACAATTTCATTGAAGTGTAAGAATATGAATGTTAGTGGAATTGAATTAACAAAAATAAGAGAAAATTTATGGGAGATACCTGCTTCCGGAGAAATGAATGTTCCAGGAAGAGTTTATATCTCGCAGCGAATGATCGAAAAAGGATTGGATGATGGCGAAGCCCTCAAGCAAGTAGTTAATGTTGCTCATCTTCCCGGAATTGAAAAATATTCGCTCGCTATGCCTGATATACATTGGGGTTACGGTTTTCCAATTGGTGGTGTTGCAGCTACAAACCTGGATGAAGGAGTTATTTCACCAGGTGGTGTTGGTTATGATATTAATTGCGGAGTAAGACTGGCTAAAACTAATCTGGAATACGAACCAATAAAAAATAAAATTGATAGTCTTGTTTCAAAATTATTTCAAGCGGTTCCTACCGGTGTGGGTGCAAGCGGTGCAATAAAAAAATTATCTTCCGTTGATATAAAAAAAGTTTTAACCAAAGGCAGCGTTTGGGCGCTTGAAAATGGTCTCGGTGTTCCCTCTGACATTGAATTTACTGAAGAGAACGGAACATTAAAAAATGCTGATATCGCTGTTGTCAGTCAACGTGCATTAGAACGTGGTGCAGATCAGCTTGGAACACTCGGTTCAGGAAATCATTTTCTGGAAGTTGATGTTGTTGATGAGATTTTTGATAACAAAACTGCAGATGTATTTGGATTATTTCCCGGACAAATTGTAATTCAGATTCATACCGGTTCACGCGGGCTCGGTTATCAGGTGTGTGATGATTATCTGAAAATTTTGCTTAACGCTAGCGGGAAATATGGGTTCAAATTACCTGACCGACAGCTCGCTTGTGCACCAATTCAATCGCAGGAAGGTCAGGATTACTTCGCAGCAATGCAAGCTGCAGCTAACTTTGCCTGGAGTAATCGTCAGGTAATAATGAATCTTGCCAAAGAAGTGTTAAAAGAAACTTTCTCAATAAGTGAATCAGAATTGGGATTCAAACTTTTATATGATGTTTGTCATAATATTGCAAAGATTGAAAAGCACACTGTTGGAAATGAAATAAAAGAAGTATGCGTTCATCGGAAAGGTGCGACGCGTGCATTTCCTCCCGGCAGTAAATTGATTCCTGAAAAATATAAGAATGTTGGTCAGCCGGTTTTAATCCCAGGAGATATGGGAAGGTATTCTTACATTTTAGTCGGAACAGAAAACGCAATGGAAGAAACTTTCGGAAGTTCATGCCACGGCGCTGGGAGAAATTTAAGTCGCACTAAAGCATTGAAAAGTGCAAAAGGACGAGATCTGGTTGCTGAACTTAATAAAAAGGGAATATCAATCCAGGCAAAAGGATATAAAACAATTGCCGAAGAAATGTCAGATGCTTATAAAGATGTTTCCGATGTGGTTGACGTGATGCATAAAGAAGGCATAACGCGTAAAGTCGCAAAGATAAAACCTGTTGGAGTAATTAAAGGATGATCAAATAGAAGATGGTTGACGGTAAAATTAATTATATTAACTTAAAATTATTGGGTTATGGATAAAGACTTCGTTGAAAATATTCTTTTTGAATTACTAAACCAGTGTCATGAAAAGTATGGCGATGCAGTTGAGAAAATCTGGTTTTACGAAGACGAATTGTGCCCAAGTTGTAATAAACGAAAAATTGACGCTGTATCTATGGGTGATGAATCAGCATTGTCATTAAATGCTTTTATGTACCACGATTTGAATACTCTGATAGGTTATTTTCTTTGTAGTTATTGTGTGACAAATTTGTTTGGTAAAGGTAATAAGCAAAAATTATTATATAAAAAACTGGAAGAAAATTTAAAAACTGCTTATCACGAGCATATAAAATCTCAAGTTTCCTGATGCAGGTAGTGGATGTTTAATTTATCTGGAATTTTTATTTGAAATATTTTACTCCACCTGTTTTGATACAAAAAATTTTTAATAGTTTCATCTGGGAAACTTCAAATAATAAAATTCTTTTAACATTTGATGATGGTCCGACTGAAGTAGCAACATTAAAAATTTTAGATGTTCTCAAATCAATTAAGATAAGAGCGGTTTTCTTTTGTGTCGGGAATAATATTAAAAATCATCCTGGTTTAACTGAAAAAATTCTGGAAAGTCAACACACAATTGCCAACCACACGATGAATCATGAATTACTTTTAAAAATGGGTGTAAAGAAATCAATTTCTGCAATCGAGCCGTTCAATATATTATTAAAGAAAAATTTCAATTATGATGTAAAATACTTCCGACCGCCTCACGGGCTTTTTAATTTCTCAACGAAGAAAGTTTTGGCTGAATTAAATTTGAAATGTGTAATGTGGAATCCATTGACGTACGATTTTAAAAACAATTTTAAATTAGTTGAACATTCAATAACCAATTATTTAAATAAAAATTCCATTTTAGTATTTCATGACAGCATAAAATCCTGCAAAATTATTGAACGAAGTTTAAACTTTACCGTTGAGCAAATAGCAAAAAAGGGATTTGAATTTGGAGTACCTGAAGATTGCTTGAAATAATATTTCTGATACTTGTTTCGGGATATTTTATTATTTCAGCGACTCTGATAACCGGAGCGAAAAAAATATTTCCTCAGGTAACTGAAGATAAATTACCTTCGATTTCAGTAGTGGTTGCGGCAAGAAATGAAGCTGAAAATATTTTACTCTGCCTGGAATCTTTGAACAATTTGATTTATCCGGAAGGGAAACTTGAAATAATAATCATTGATGATACATCCACAGATAACACTTTAAAAATTGCTGCTGACTTTATTCATGGTAAAAAGCAGTTCAGAATTATTCATCTGCAGGAAAATGAACAATCAGTTTTAAAAGGCAAAGTTAGAGCAATGTCCGAAGGAATCAAGCTCACCAAAGGAGAAATAATAATCACGACAGATGCTGATTGCCAGGTTACTCCGCTTTGGGCAAAAACTATCGCTTCATATTATACTGATAGTATTGGAGTAGTTAACGGATTTACTTCACAAAAAGTTGAAGGTGCATTCACTGGAATGCAGGCAATTGATTTTATTTATCTTTTATTTATTTCTTCAGGGACGATCAACCTGGGAAAACCAGTTAGCTGCATCGGCAACAATATGTCCTTTCGAAAAAAAGCTTATGATGATATCGGTGGATTTGAAAATTTGTCATTCAGTGTTACTGAAGATTTTCTTTTACTCAACTCCATCCACAAGTTGGGAAAGTATAAGACCATTTAT is from Ignavibacteriota bacterium and encodes:
- a CDS encoding RtcB family protein, with the protein product MNVSGIELTKIRENLWEIPASGEMNVPGRVYISQRMIEKGLDDGEALKQVVNVAHLPGIEKYSLAMPDIHWGYGFPIGGVAATNLDEGVISPGGVGYDINCGVRLAKTNLEYEPIKNKIDSLVSKLFQAVPTGVGASGAIKKLSSVDIKKVLTKGSVWALENGLGVPSDIEFTEENGTLKNADIAVVSQRALERGADQLGTLGSGNHFLEVDVVDEIFDNKTADVFGLFPGQIVIQIHTGSRGLGYQVCDDYLKILLNASGKYGFKLPDRQLACAPIQSQEGQDYFAAMQAAANFAWSNRQVIMNLAKEVLKETFSISESELGFKLLYDVCHNIAKIEKHTVGNEIKEVCVHRKGATRAFPPGSKLIPEKYKNVGQPVLIPGDMGRYSYILVGTENAMEETFGSSCHGAGRNLSRTKALKSAKGRDLVAELNKKGISIQAKGYKTIAEEMSDAYKDVSDVVDVMHKEGITRKVAKIKPVGVIKG
- a CDS encoding archease produces the protein MSGIYKFVDHTADIAAELKGSSLQDIFEAGGKAWFSAITDDESIAADDTMEIELSANSQEELLVTFLNELNYLLLSQRWLCVSVNSFKLFDDNEGFELSAELEGTKVSIDFPMKHEIKSVTYHQVEIVVEDGKFSTLVVFDI
- a CDS encoding polysaccharide deacetylase family protein — its product is MKYFTPPVLIQKIFNSFIWETSNNKILLTFDDGPTEVATLKILDVLKSIKIRAVFFCVGNNIKNHPGLTEKILESQHTIANHTMNHELLLKMGVKKSISAIEPFNILLKKNFNYDVKYFRPPHGLFNFSTKKVLAELNLKCVMWNPLTYDFKNNFKLVEHSITNYLNKNSILVFHDSIKSCKIIERSLNFTVEQIAKKGFEFGVPEDCLK
- a CDS encoding glycosyltransferase, with the translated sequence MLEIIFLILVSGYFIISATLITGAKKIFPQVTEDKLPSISVVVAARNEAENILLCLESLNNLIYPEGKLEIIIIDDTSTDNTLKIAADFIHGKKQFRIIHLQENEQSVLKGKVRAMSEGIKLTKGEIIITTDADCQVTPLWAKTIASYYTDSIGVVNGFTSQKVEGAFTGMQAIDFIYLLFISSGTINLGKPVSCIGNNMSFRKKAYDDIGGFENLSFSVTEDFLLLNSIHKLGKYKTIYPLDKNSLVISKPAANLKELFRQKKRWAVGGIDAPLLGLFLMSWAFLTNAFILLTPVFFSSVWIYLVVFKISIDLFVLYPIHQRLGLQKNLKYFLLWEIYYMIYVVVLPLTVLFNKKVKWKDRTY